In Acipenser ruthenus chromosome 15, fAciRut3.2 maternal haplotype, whole genome shotgun sequence, a genomic segment contains:
- the LOC117422170 gene encoding retinoic acid receptor RXR-alpha-A isoform X3, whose product METKPFLSLDSSQMNSISLSSPNSHRGMNTSSLHPSLIGAGISPSSLGSSGQLHSPISTLSSPMNGMGSPYSVISSPMGPHSMSGPSTPGMGFGPSLSPQLNSPMNPVSSSEDIKPPLGLNGVMKVPAHPSMSPLSLTKHICAICGDRSSGKHYGVYSCEGCKGFFKRTVRKDLTYTCRDSKDCMIDKRQRNRCQYCRYQKCLAMGMKREVLLNAAVQEERQRGKDRNENEVESTSSANEDMPVEKILEAELAVEPKTETYIETNLGMPSNSPNDPVTNICQAADKQLFTLVEWAKRIPHFSELPLDDQVILLRAGWNELLIASFSHRSITVKDGILLATGLHVHRNSAHSAGVGAIFDRVLTELVSKMRDMQMDKTELGCLRAIVLFNPDSKGLSNPGEVEALREKVYASLEAYCKQKYPEQPGRFAKLLLRLPALRSIGLKCLEHLFFFKLIGDTPIDTFLMEMLEAPHQMT is encoded by the exons ACTCTTCACAAATGAACTCCATCTCCTTGAGTTCTCCGAATTCTCATCGGGGCATGAACACGTCCTCTCTCCATCCGTCCCTGATTGGGGCAGGGATCAGCCCCTCCTCCCTGGGCTCCTCGGGCCAGCTGCACTCTCCCATCAGCACTTTGAGCTCCCCCATGAACGGGATGGGCTCTCCCTACTCCGTCATCAGCTCTCCCATGGGCCCCCACTCGATGTCCGGCCCCTCCACCCCCGGAATGGGCTTTGGACCCAGCCTCAGTCCTCAG CTCAACTCTCCAATGAACCCTGTCAGCAGCTCGGAAGATATTAAACCTCCGCTGGGATTGAACGGGGTGATGAAGGTACCAGCGCATCCTTCGATGTCCCCGCTGTCTCTCACCAAACACATCTGTGCCATCTGCGGGGACAGGTCCTCAG GTAAACATTATGGAGTCTACAGCTGCGAGGGATGCAAAGGCTTCTTCAAGAGGACGGTGAGGAAGGACCTGACCTACACCTGCAGAGACAGCAAGGACTGCATGATCGACAAGCGACAGCGCAACCGCTGCCAGTACTGCCGCTACCAGAAGTGTCTCGCCATGGGCATGAAGAGAGAAG TTTTGTTAAATGCAGCCGTCcaagaggagagacagagggggaaAGACCGAAACGAGAACGAGGTGGAGTCGACGAGCAGCGCCAACGAGGACATGCCTGTGGAGAAAATCCTGGAGGCCGAACTCGCAGTGGAGCCAAAGACAGAGACCTACATCGAGACGAATCTGGGGATGCCCTCAAACTCG CCGAACGATCCAGTCACCAACATATGCCAAGCAGCAGACAAACAGCTCTTCACGCTCGTGGAATGGGCAAAGAGAATCCCACACTTCTCAGAGCTGCCCCTCGATGACCAGGTCATCCTTCTACGAGCCG GATGGAATGAGCTTCTCATTGCCTCCTTCTCACACCGCTCGATAACGGTAAAAGACGGGATTCTCCTGGCAACCGGGCTTCACGTTCATCGCAATAGTGCACATAGTGCCGGAGTGGGAGCCATTTTTGACAG AGTGCTGACAGAGCTGGTATCGAAGATGCGGGACATGCAGATGGATAAGACAGAGCTGGGGTGCCTGCGAGCCATCGTCTTGTTTAACCCAG ACTCCAAAGGGCTGTCGAATCCTGGAGAGGTGGAGGCACTGCGTGAGAAAGTCTACGCGTCACTAGAGGCCTACTGCAAACAGAAATACCCCGAGCAGCCTGGCAG GTTTGCCAAACTGTTACTGCGCCTGCCGGCCTTGCGCTCCATCGGGTTGAAATGTCTGGAGCACCTCTTCTTCTTCAAGCTAATAGGAGACACGCCCATCGACACCTTTCTCATGGAGATGCTGGAGGCACCACACCAAATGACCTAA